TTGCTTCAATACTTTTGTTCATATTTTCTTGAATTTCTTGTTCTTTCATAAAAAAAAATTAATAACCTTTAACTAATTAATGAACCTATAGGATCCCCAGCAACAGCTTTAGAGATGTTTCCTTTTTTGAATATATCAAATACCATGATAGGGATATTGTTATCTTTGCATAATGCAATTGCAGTACTATCCATTACTGCAATTTCATCACTAAGAACTTGTTGATAACTAAGAGTAGAAAATTTCTTTGCGTCTTTAAATTTATTAGGATCACAATTATATACTCCATCAACTTTGGTAGCCTTCATAACAACTTCAGCGTTTATCTCGGCTGCCCTCAGAGCTGCTGTAGTGTCAGTTGTGAAAAATGGATTTCCGCATCCACCTCCGAATACTACAACTCTGCCTTTTTCAAGGTGTCTCATAGCTCTTCTTCTAATGTATGGTTCTGCAATTTCCTGCATTTCTATTGCAGTTTGAACCCTGGTTGCAACTCCTACTCTTTCTAAACCATCTTGAAGCGAAATAGCATTCATTACTGTTGCGAGCATTCCAACATAATCAGCCGTGGCTCTATCCATGCCATCAGCAGACCCTTTAAGCCCCCTAAAAATATTCCCTCCCCCAACAACGATTGCAAGTTGTACATTATTATCTATAACTTTTGAAACATCCTCTGCAATTGACTGAACTATGGCTGGATCAATACCATAAGGTTTTTCACCCATTAGTGCTTCACCACTAAGTTTTAAGAGAACTCTTTTGTAAGTCATTCAATAATTGTACTTTTAAGACATTAGCAAGTAAATGTACCAAATTTATTTTTTGTTCAGATATTGCTTGCGTCTTTAAACATTTCTAAACCTCCCTAAAGAAATTTAAATAATAATTTGCTTTAATTAAAATTCAACACACTTTTGTGCTTTTATTCCTTGTTCTTTAAATGGATGTCTTATTAGTTTCATCTCTGTAACAAGGTCTGCGTAATTGATAATTAAATCAGATGCTCCCCTTCCAGTTAAAACAATATGATTTTTTCTATTATTTAATCTTTTTAAAAAAGTTATTATTTCTTCTGGTTTAAGGTAACCAAGTTTTGTAGCAATATT
This sequence is a window from Prochlorococcus marinus XMU1419. Protein-coding genes within it:
- the pyrH gene encoding UMP kinase, translated to MTYKRVLLKLSGEALMGEKPYGIDPAIVQSIAEDVSKVIDNNVQLAIVVGGGNIFRGLKGSADGMDRATADYVGMLATVMNAISLQDGLERVGVATRVQTAIEMQEIAEPYIRRRAMRHLEKGRVVVFGGGCGNPFFTTDTTAALRAAEINAEVVMKATKVDGVYNCDPNKFKDAKKFSTLSYQQVLSDEIAVMDSTAIALCKDNNIPIMVFDIFKKGNISKAVAGDPIGSLIS